One Papaver somniferum cultivar HN1 chromosome 10, ASM357369v1, whole genome shotgun sequence genomic window carries:
- the LOC113317717 gene encoding basic 7S globulin-like gives MKRLPKAQQLSLLHLLMAPPSSHHYFLLFIIFVSVISHLPCEAQQRPSDFKANALVLPIHRDNATNLYVAKIYKRTPLTPLPFVIDLNGRFLWVTCDHEYLSSTYHAPPCHSSRCSIANIHWCRTCTGSPSRPGCHNNTCGLVSFNPVTHRSGPGELGEDVLSIQSTDGSNPGPVFTIPRFLFACAPSFLVQGGALPTGVQGIAGLGQTQIALPTQLTSHFGFQHKFAMCLGESGVLFFGGGPYMMRPGIDISQSLSYTPLIISRQGEYYIGVRSIKINNKLVPVNTSLLSMDPHGFGGTKISTVVPYTILETSIYKAVAQFFANETSTIPRVDPVAPFGLCFNSTSLGSTRVGPGVPNIDLVLHTDRVIWRIVGSNSMVQVKENVSCLAFVDGGHAGVRTTTRSSIVIGAHQLEDNLLQFDLTTSRLGFSSSLLYRRTTCSNFNFGSSP, from the coding sequence ATGAAAAGACTACCTAAAGCTCAACAACTATCACTTCTACACCTACTAATGGCTCCTCCATCATCACATCATTACTTTCTTCTGTTCATCATCTTTGTATCTGTGATCTCTCACTTACCATGCGAAGCCCAACAAAGACCAAGTGACTTCAAAGCTAACGCACTCGTCTTGCCAATCCATAGAGATAATGCTACTAATCTCTATGTCGCAAAAATCTATAAGAGAACTCCGTTAACACCCCTGCCATTTGTTATCGATCTAAACGGACGTTTCTTGTGGGTTACTTGTGATCATGAGTATTTATCGTCGACATACCATGCTCCTCCTTGTCACTCATCTCGATGCTCCATCGCCAATATCCACTGGTGTCGTACATGTACCGGGTCTCCATCAAGACCCGGATGTCATAACAACACATGCGGGCTAGTTTCATTTAATCCAGTCACTCATAGAAGTGGACCTGGAGAACTTGGAGAAGATGtactctcaattcaatctacagACGGTTCGAACCCAGGTCCGGTTTTCACCATCCCGCGTTTTCTCTTTGCTTGTGCACCATCCTTCTTGGTACAAGGGGGAGCACTTCCAACGGGTGTTCAAGGAATAGCTGGACTCGGGCAAACCCAGATTGCATTACCAACCCAACTAACTTCACACTTCGGGTTTCAACATAAGTTTGCTATGTGCCTTGGTGAATCAGGTGTTTTATTCTTTGGCGGCGGTCCATATATGATGCGTCCAGGAATCGATATCTCACAATCACTCAGTTATACCCCACTAATCATCAGTAGACAAGGAGAGTATTACATAGGAGTAAGATCTATTAAGATCAATAATAAGCTTGTTCCAGTGAATACTTCCCTGTTGTCTATGGATCCACATGGTTTTGGAGGGACCAAGATCAGTACAGTAGTACCATACACTATTTTAGAAACTTCAATATACAAAGCTGTTGCGCAGTTCTTTGCTAATGAAACTTCAACCATTCCGAGAGTGGATCCAGTTGCACCATTTGGATTATGTTTTAACTCGACAAGTCTGGGAAGTACTCGAGTTGGACCCGGTGTACCCAATATCGACTTAGTTTTGCATACGGATAGGGTCATTTGGAGGATAGTTGGATCAAACTCAATGGTACAGGTAAAAGAGAACGTGTCGTGTTTAGCTTTTGTGGATGGTGGCCATGCTGGAGTTCGAACTACTACTAGATCTTCAATCGTTATCGGAGCTCATCAACTTGAAGATAACTTACTTCAGTTTGATCTTACTACTTCGAGACTAGGGTTTAGTTCTTCCTTGCTCTATCGGCGTACTACCTGTAGTAATTTCAATTTTGGATCGAGTCCTTAA